In one Tripterygium wilfordii isolate XIE 37 chromosome 22, ASM1340144v1, whole genome shotgun sequence genomic region, the following are encoded:
- the LOC119991354 gene encoding 50S ribosomal protein L24-like isoform X1 codes for MGWKAAEKLVRHWKILRGDNVMIIRGKDKGETGLIKRVIRSQNRVIVDGKNLVKKHIKQGEGHEGGIFTVEAPIHVSNIQVVDPVTGWSFSLQKPCKVGTRYLEDGTKVRVSRGIGASGSIIPRPEILKIRTTPRPTAAGPKDTPMDLVLEKTYDAKSGKGMPDL; via the exons ATGGGTTGGAAGGCAGCAGAGAAACTGGTTAGGCACTGGAAGATACTCAGAGGAGATAAT GTGATGATAATCAGGGGCAAGGATAAAGGAGAGACAGGTCTTATTAAGCGTGTCATCCGCTCTCAAAATCGTGTTATTGTTGATGGGAAGAATCTG GTTAAAAAACATATCAAACAAGGAGAAGGTCATGAAGGCGGGATTTTCACAGTTGAAGCTCCAATTCATGTTTCAAATATTCAAGTCGTTGATCCAGTGACAGGGTGGAGTTTTAGTTTACA GAAGCCTTGTAAGGTTGGGACTAGATATCTAGAAGATGGTACAAAAGTTAGAGTATCCAGAGGGATAGGAGCATCTGGATCTATAATACCTCGTCCTGAGATTTTAAAGATAAGGACAACGCCAAGACCTACTGCTG CTGGTCCCAAAGACACTCCAATGGATCTTGTGTTGGAGAAGACATATGATGCTAAAAGTGGTAAAGGCATGCCTGACCTTTGA
- the LOC119991415 gene encoding LOW QUALITY PROTEIN: ATP synthase subunit alpha, chloroplastic-like (The sequence of the model RefSeq protein was modified relative to this genomic sequence to represent the inferred CDS: inserted 2 bases in 1 codon) yields the protein NVAIDSMIPIGRGQRELIIEDRHTGKTTVATDTILNQQGENVICVYVAIGQKASSVAQVVTTLQERGAIEYTIVVAETTDSPTTLQYLAPYTGAALVEYFMYCEQHTLIIYDDLSKQAQAYRQMSLLLRRPPDREAYPGDVFYLHSCLLERAAKSSYSLGEGSMTALXSGDVSAYIPTNVISIKDGQIFLSADLFNAGIRPAINVGISISRVGSAAQIKAIKQVVGKLKLELAQFAELEAFAQFASDLDKVTQNQLARGQRLRELLKQSQSAPLAVEEQIMTIYTGTNGYLDSLEIGQVRKFLVELRTYLKTNKPQFQEIISSTKVFTEEAEALLKEAIQEQMKRFLLPEQL from the exons AATGTTGCTATTGATTCGATGATCCCTATAGGACGTGGTCAACGAGAATTAATTATTGAGGACAGACATACCGGTAAAACAACGGTAGCCACAGATACGATTCTCAATCAACAAGGGGAAAATGTAATATGTGTTTATGTAGCTATTGGTCAAAAAGCATCCTCTGTGGCTCAGGTGGTGACTACTTTACAGGAAAGAGGAGCAATTGAATATACTATTGTGGTAGCTGAAACGACGGATTCTCCAACTACATTACAGTACCTCGCCCCTTATACCGGAGCAGCTCTAGTTGAATATTTTATGTACTGTGAACAACACACTTTAATCATTTATGATGATCTATCCAAACAAGCACAGGCTTATCGCCAAATGTCTCTTTTATTACGAAGACCACCCGACCGTGAAGCTTATCCAGGAGATGTTTTTTATTTGCATTCGTGTCTTTTAGAAAGAGCCGCAAAATCAAGTTATAGCTTAGGTGAAGGAAGTATGACTGCTTT GTCAGGAGATGTTTCAGCTTATATTCCTACTAATGTAATTTCCATTAAAGATGGACAAATCTTCTTATCCGCCGATCTGTTTAATGCTGGAATCAGGCCTGCTATTAATGTGGGTATTTCCATCTCGAGAGTAGGATCCGCGGCTCAAATTAAAGCTATAAAACAAGTCGTGGGCAAATTAAAATTGGAATTGGCTCAATTCGCAGAATTAGAGGCCTTTGCGCAATTCGCTTCTGATCTCGATAAAGTTACTCAGAATCAATTGGCGAGAGGTCAACGATTACGCGAGTTGCTCAAACAATCCCAATCTGCTCCTCTCGCGGTGGAGGAGCAGATAATGACTATTTATACCGGAACGAATGGCTATCTTGATTCGTTAGAAATTGGACAAGTAAGAAAATTTCTTGTTGAGTTACGTACTTacttaaaaacaaataaacctCAGTTCCAAGAAATCATATCTTCTACCAAGGTATTCACCGAAGAGGCAGAAGCCCTTTTGAAAGAAGCTATTCAGGAACAGATGAAACGTTTTCTACTTCCGGAACAGTTATAA
- the LOC119991354 gene encoding 50S ribosomal protein L24-like isoform X2 encodes MGWKAAEKLVRHWKILRGDNVMIIRGKDKGETGLIKRVIRSQNRVIVDGKNLVKKHIKQGEGHEGGIFTVEAPIHVSNIQVVDPVTGKPCKVGTRYLEDGTKVRVSRGIGASGSIIPRPEILKIRTTPRPTAAGPKDTPMDLVLEKTYDAKSGKGMPDL; translated from the exons ATGGGTTGGAAGGCAGCAGAGAAACTGGTTAGGCACTGGAAGATACTCAGAGGAGATAAT GTGATGATAATCAGGGGCAAGGATAAAGGAGAGACAGGTCTTATTAAGCGTGTCATCCGCTCTCAAAATCGTGTTATTGTTGATGGGAAGAATCTG GTTAAAAAACATATCAAACAAGGAGAAGGTCATGAAGGCGGGATTTTCACAGTTGAAGCTCCAATTCATGTTTCAAATATTCAAGTCGTTGATCCAGTGACAGG GAAGCCTTGTAAGGTTGGGACTAGATATCTAGAAGATGGTACAAAAGTTAGAGTATCCAGAGGGATAGGAGCATCTGGATCTATAATACCTCGTCCTGAGATTTTAAAGATAAGGACAACGCCAAGACCTACTGCTG CTGGTCCCAAAGACACTCCAATGGATCTTGTGTTGGAGAAGACATATGATGCTAAAAGTGGTAAAGGCATGCCTGACCTTTGA
- the LOC119991352 gene encoding vicilin Jug r 6.0101-like, which yields MGFRGKLCLAILVLSVVVLGALATKDPELETCKHECEQQHQYDKKQKQDCKEECERYSKEKKEREREREGHGGRGGDREDAEGIIEREDPQKKHLKQCQSQCERQAGQERALCRLRCAQKYGGKSEGRGDEDVSYKRQEEEEEERGSEQEERNPYVFEDEHFSSVHKTEHGRIDVLQRFNKRSKLLKGIENYRFVVLEANPQTFITPCHLDAEAVLFVAKGRATVSMIQEDKREGQIKRESHNVECGDIIRIPAGTPAYITNTDNNEKLTIVKLLMPVNTPGHFEVFHGLGGDNPESFYRAFSREVLEAAFNTDWNKIERVFRQQSKGAIVKASSQQIQGLKHREEGGSIWPFEKESKGSFNLFKQRPSTCNNYGQLFEASPRDYRQLEDLDVTVSFANITRGSMAGPYFNSKSTKISFVVDGEGRFEMACPHVSSSGSSERDRSKSSSRGGQKGSTSYQRVSARLRAGTVFVVPAGHPITSIASANSNLRILCFELNTEGNTRYFLAGKNNVVSEMEKEAKELGFNVPAGEVERVFQRQDKELFYPGPESREEEERRASA from the exons ATGGGTTTCCGGGGAAAGCTTTGTTTAGCCATTCTGGTCCTCTCTGTTGTGGTTCTGGGTGCTCTGGCGACGAAAGACCCAGAACTTGAGACTTGCAAACACGAGTGCGAGCAACAACACCAATATGACAAGAAACAAAAGCAAGATTGTAAAGAAGAATGCGAAAG GTATagcaaagagaagaaagagagggagCGTGAAAGAGAAGGACATGGAGGCCGTGGTGGTGACAGGGAGGATGCGGAGGGGATCATTGAACGTGAAGATCCCCAAAAGAAGCACCTGAAGCAGTGCCAGAGCCAGTGTGAGAGGCAAGCGGGACAAGAAAGAGCACTCTGTAGGCTCCGGTGCGCTCAGAAGTATGGAGGAAAGTCTGAAGGAAGAGGAGATGAAGATGTTAGTTACAAAAGgcaggaagaagaggaggaagagagaggaTCAGAGCAAGAAGAGAGGAACCCCTATGTGTTTGAAGATGAGCATTTCAGTTCCGTACATAAGACGGAGCATGGCAGAATCGATGTCCTACAGAGGTTCAACAAGAGATCCAAGCTTCTAAAAGGAATCGAGAACTATCGATTTGTCGTTCTTGAGGCCAATCCTCAAACCTTCATTACTCCTTGTCACTTGGATGCTGAAGCTGTGTTATTTGTCGCAAAGG GAAGAGCAACCGTTTCGATGATCCAGGAAGACAAAAGAGAGGGCCAAATCAAAAGAGAGAGCCATAATGTGGAATGTGGAGATATTATCAGGATTCCCGCAGGCACTCCAGCTTATATAACCAACACGGATAACAATGAAAAGCTCACCATTGTCAAGCTTCTCATGCCAGTCAATACTCCTGGTCACTTTGAG GTGTTTCACGGGCTAGGTGGCGATAACCCGGAAAGCTTTTACAGGGCATTCAGCAGGGAAGTGCTTGAAGCTGCCTTCAACACTGACTGGAATAAAATTGAGAGGGTCTTCAGGCAACAGAGTAAAGGAGCCATTGTCAAGGCTTCCAGTCAACAAATCCAAGGTCTGAAGCACCGCGAAGAAGGCGGTAGTATCTGGCCTTTCGAAAAGGAATCGAAAGGCTCATTCAATCTCTTCAAACAACGCCCATCAACCTGTAACAACTACGGCCAACTCTTTGAAGCCAGTCCCAGAGATTACAGGCAGCTTGAAGACCTTGACGTTACTGTCTCTTTTGCAAACATCACCAGG GGATCTATGGCTGGTCCATACTTCAACTCAAAATCCACCAAGATATCCTTCGTGGTGGACGGCGAGGGACGTTTTGAAATGGCATGTCCTCATGTCTCGTCTTCCGGCTCAAGTGAGAGGGACCGTAGCAAGTCCTCCTCGCGGGGAGGACAAAAGGGAAGTACAAGCTACCAGAGAGTAAGTGCCCGTCTGAGAGCTGGCACCGTGTTTGTAGTACCAGCTGGGCATCCAATAACATCAATAGCTTCAGCGAACAGCAACCTCCGGATTCTATGCTTTGAACTCAATACAGAAGGCAACACCAGGTATTTCTTGGCAGGGAAGAACAACGTTGTAAGTGAAATGGAGAAGGAAGCTAAGGAATTGGGGTTCAATGTTCCAGCAGGAGAGGTGGAGAGAGTGTTCCAAAGGCAAGATAAGGAGCTTTTCTACCCGGGACCGGAGAGTAGAGAGGAGGAGGAACGCCGTGCTTCTGCGTGA
- the LOC119991419 gene encoding DNA-directed RNA polymerase subunit alpha-like, with the protein MQTINRIYSFINDKRFKKNGTTNERNIEEYIINVTAQDLVLPPSVEIVDNTQHIAILTEPIYFCIELQIERHRGYHIKTPNNFQDGSFPIDAVFMPVRNTNYSIQSYRNGSEKEEILFLEIWTNGSLTPKEALHEASRNLIDLFIPFLHAEEENLHLENDWYKVTLPLFTFHDRLTKLKKNQKEMALKYIFIDQLELTPRTYNFLKRSNIHTLFDLLHKSHEYLMKMEHFHIEDVKHILNILEKKKFAIDLPDLPKNKL; encoded by the exons ATGCAGACCATCAACAGGATTTACAGCTTCATCAATGATAAAAGATTCAAGAAAAATGGGACTACCAACGAAAG AAATATAGAAGAATATATAATTAACGTAACTGCTCAAGACCTCGTCTTACCCCCTTCTGTCGAAATCGTTGATAATACACAACATATAGCTATACTAACAGAAcccatttatttttgtattgaaTTACAAATCGAGAGACATCGAGGATATCATATAAAAACACCCAATAACTTTCAAGATGGAAGTTTTCCGATCGATGCTGTATTCATGCCTGTTCGAAATACAAATTATAGTATTCAGTCTTATAGAAATGGGAGTGAAAAAGAAGAGATACTTTTTCTCGAAATATGGACAAATGGAAGTTTAACTCCTAAAGAAGCACTTCATGAAGCCTCTCggaatttgattgatttattcATTCCTTTTCTACATGCGGAAGAAGAAAACTTACATTTAGAAAACGACTGGTACAAGGTTACTTTACCCCTTTTTACCTTTCATGATAGATTGACTAAactaaagaaaaatcaaaaagaaatggcattgaaatatatttttattgatcAATTAGAATTGACTCCTAGGACCTATAATTTCCTCAAAAGGTCTAATATACATACATTATTTGACCTTTTACATAAGAGTCACGAATACCTTATGAAAATGGAACATTTTCACATTGAAGACGTGAAACATATATTGaacattttagaaaaaaaaaaattcgcaaTTGATTTACCTGATTTACCAAAAAATAAACTTTAA